The following are encoded in a window of Algiphilus aromaticivorans DG1253 genomic DNA:
- a CDS encoding hydantoinase B/oxoprolinase family protein, translating to MPNPFPTAGWRIHADRGGTFTDLVGIAPDGTRHTQKLLSHAPARYDDAVLAGTRALLGLPPDAAIAEGAVTELRLGTTVTTNALLEGRQAPCALITNSGFEDLLAIGDQSRPDIFALAIPPRQQLCREVHGVTARRGADGALLVPLDESVLRTVLAELREDGVDSLAVALLHGAQYPQEEQRIAAMAREAGFAQCCCSHEVSPEPGLLDRAQTAVVEAALIPVLASYTRDLAAALPGTRIRFMQSDGRLAEAAHLAARNSIFSGPAGGVIGAGSVARAAGLDALIGLDMGGTSTDVFESRGDAPVRDAATVAGQVVRAPALDLQTVAAGGGSRVFHDGRRMRVGPESAGAEPGPACYGRGGSGTVTDANLLLGRLDTTNFAPVFGPNGDTPLDTQAAAAAFDALACCDGSETKRFEAARGALQLANEHMAAAVRRISVARGVDIADHTLVAFGGAGAQHACDVAEALGLRSVLVPAQASVLSAVGVGLAAVGVTKETAIDALLDDTAVARAHDALPRLRAEAERQLAEQDSALAVAEAELRLHYTRGDTVIELSFNESSDAESLAADFARAHEQRYGFADASRPIHVAALRMRAREHGAEAPGDGPSEVTLRDGTQPMMHLADGRWRDVPVLTALGTDPVEGPALVRLAQSSFVLAPGWRAWRDTQGIRAERVTAAAVDIADSAAARLELFNARFMHIASEMGEALRRSAQSVNVRNRLDYSCAIFDAEGRLIANAPHIPVHLGSMSASVQAVRPLHGDHPEPGEAWLINDPYSGGTHLPDLTLVMPVSLEDSGTVSAYVAARAHHADIGGISPGSMPADSRNIEEEGIRFTGLRAASGGRLHEATLHAALAKGQWPARDPVANLADLRAQLAACTRGVRLLEVLAADTGVALIHEQMQAVRDYSAGAVADFIAGLAPGAHHVILDDGQEVALELSVAKGRLRLDFSASSGVDAGNTNAPRPVLRAAVMYALRCVMAQPLPLNDGFLEAVDLIVTPGSLLNPRPPAAVVAGNVETSQAITDALMMALGAMAESQGTMNNISFGNARFQYYETLAGGSGAGPDFDGADAVHSHMTNSRITDPEILERQMPLRVRCFAIRRGSGGGGRHRGGDGLVRELELLEAVDLAIISNRRCRGARGAESGGNGLPGENLLLLPDGHRDTLPRRARREVPAGSRLCIATPGGGGWGEQDGD from the coding sequence ATGCCGAACCCTTTCCCGACCGCCGGCTGGCGCATCCACGCTGATCGCGGCGGCACCTTCACCGATCTCGTCGGTATCGCGCCCGACGGCACTCGCCATACGCAGAAGCTGCTCAGCCACGCGCCGGCGCGCTACGACGACGCCGTGCTGGCCGGCACGCGCGCATTGCTCGGGCTGCCTCCGGATGCCGCTATCGCCGAGGGTGCGGTGACAGAGCTGCGGCTGGGCACCACCGTCACCACCAATGCCTTGCTCGAAGGCCGTCAAGCGCCTTGCGCGCTCATCACCAATAGCGGCTTCGAGGATCTGCTGGCCATAGGCGACCAGTCGCGTCCCGACATCTTCGCACTGGCCATCCCGCCACGGCAGCAGCTCTGCCGTGAAGTGCACGGCGTCACGGCGCGTCGCGGTGCCGACGGCGCGCTGCTGGTGCCGCTCGACGAATCCGTGCTGCGCACCGTACTTGCCGAGCTGCGCGAAGACGGCGTCGACAGCCTCGCGGTGGCGCTGCTGCACGGCGCCCAGTACCCGCAGGAGGAACAGCGCATCGCCGCGATGGCTCGCGAAGCGGGCTTCGCACAATGCTGCTGCAGTCACGAGGTCTCGCCGGAGCCCGGATTGCTCGATCGTGCGCAGACCGCCGTCGTCGAGGCCGCGCTGATTCCGGTTCTCGCAAGCTATACCCGTGATCTCGCCGCTGCCCTGCCCGGCACGCGCATCCGCTTCATGCAATCCGACGGCCGCCTCGCAGAAGCTGCGCATCTGGCGGCGCGCAACAGCATCTTTTCCGGCCCGGCTGGCGGGGTCATCGGCGCCGGCAGCGTAGCCCGCGCCGCCGGCCTGGACGCGCTCATCGGCCTCGACATGGGCGGCACCTCCACCGATGTCTTCGAAAGCCGCGGCGACGCGCCCGTCCGCGACGCGGCCACCGTGGCCGGCCAGGTCGTGCGCGCACCGGCGCTGGATCTGCAGACGGTGGCCGCCGGTGGTGGTTCGCGCGTCTTCCACGACGGCCGGCGTATGCGGGTGGGTCCGGAATCGGCAGGCGCCGAGCCCGGCCCGGCCTGCTACGGCCGCGGTGGCAGTGGCACCGTGACCGATGCCAATCTGTTGCTCGGCCGGCTGGATACGACGAACTTCGCGCCGGTTTTCGGACCGAATGGCGACACGCCACTGGATACGCAAGCAGCTGCGGCGGCCTTTGACGCCTTGGCCTGTTGCGACGGCTCGGAGACCAAGCGCTTCGAAGCCGCACGCGGCGCGCTGCAGCTGGCCAACGAGCACATGGCTGCTGCCGTGCGCCGTATCAGCGTCGCGCGTGGTGTGGACATCGCCGATCACACCCTGGTCGCCTTCGGCGGCGCCGGCGCGCAGCACGCCTGTGACGTCGCCGAAGCGCTGGGCCTGCGCTCTGTGCTGGTGCCGGCCCAGGCCAGCGTGCTGTCGGCAGTGGGTGTCGGCCTGGCGGCCGTGGGGGTCACCAAGGAGACCGCCATCGATGCGCTACTGGACGATACGGCTGTGGCGCGCGCCCACGACGCCCTGCCCCGGCTACGCGCCGAGGCCGAGCGCCAACTGGCCGAGCAGGATAGCGCGCTGGCCGTAGCGGAAGCCGAGCTGCGTTTGCACTACACGCGCGGCGACACCGTCATCGAGCTGTCCTTCAATGAGAGCAGCGACGCCGAATCCCTGGCCGCGGATTTCGCACGCGCCCACGAGCAGCGCTACGGCTTCGCCGATGCCAGCCGCCCGATCCACGTCGCGGCCTTGCGGATGCGTGCGCGCGAACACGGAGCCGAAGCACCCGGCGATGGCCCCTCCGAGGTCACGCTGCGCGATGGCACGCAGCCGATGATGCACCTGGCCGACGGCCGCTGGCGCGACGTGCCGGTGCTCACCGCGCTCGGCACCGATCCCGTCGAGGGCCCGGCTCTGGTCCGCCTGGCCCAGTCGAGTTTCGTGCTGGCGCCAGGCTGGCGAGCATGGCGGGACACCCAGGGCATTCGCGCCGAGCGCGTCACCGCGGCGGCAGTGGATATCGCAGACAGCGCAGCGGCGCGCCTGGAGCTGTTCAACGCACGCTTCATGCATATCGCCAGCGAGATGGGCGAGGCACTGCGACGCAGCGCGCAGTCAGTCAACGTTCGCAACCGCCTGGATTATTCCTGTGCCATCTTCGACGCCGAGGGTCGGCTCATCGCCAACGCACCGCACATACCCGTGCATCTCGGCTCGATGAGTGCCTCGGTGCAGGCAGTGCGACCGCTGCACGGCGACCATCCGGAACCCGGCGAAGCGTGGTTGATCAACGACCCTTACAGCGGTGGCACGCATCTGCCCGACCTGACGCTGGTCATGCCTGTGTCACTGGAAGATTCGGGCACCGTATCGGCCTACGTCGCCGCCCGCGCTCATCACGCAGACATTGGCGGCATCAGCCCGGGCTCGATGCCCGCCGATAGCCGCAACATCGAAGAGGAAGGCATCCGTTTCACTGGCCTGCGGGCCGCAAGCGGCGGGCGCCTGCACGAGGCGACGCTGCACGCGGCGCTGGCCAAAGGTCAATGGCCCGCGCGCGATCCCGTGGCCAACCTCGCCGATCTGCGCGCCCAACTCGCCGCCTGCACGCGTGGCGTGCGCCTGCTGGAAGTCCTTGCCGCCGATACCGGTGTCGCACTGATTCACGAACAAATGCAGGCGGTACGCGACTACAGTGCCGGAGCGGTGGCAGACTTCATCGCCGGCCTGGCGCCGGGTGCGCACCACGTGATCCTCGACGATGGCCAGGAGGTGGCGCTGGAACTCAGTGTCGCGAAAGGCCGCCTGCGGCTCGACTTCAGCGCCTCCAGCGGCGTCGATGCGGGCAACACCAACGCACCGCGCCCGGTGCTGCGCGCGGCGGTGATGTATGCCCTGCGCTGCGTCATGGCACAGCCCTTGCCCCTTAACGACGGCTTCCTGGAGGCAGTCGATCTGATCGTGACGCCGGGCAGCCTGCTCAACCCGCGGCCGCCGGCGGCGGTGGTCGCAGGTAACGTCGAGACTTCCCAGGCCATCACTGATGCTCTGATGATGGCGCTGGGAGCGATGGCGGAATCACAGGGGACCATGAACAACATCAGCTTCGGCAATGCGCGCTTCCAGTACTACGAGACCCTGGCCGGGGGCAGCGGTGCCGGCCCGGACTTCGACGGCGCCGATGCCGTGCACAGCCATATGACGAACTCGCGCATCACCGACCCGGAGATCCTCGAGCGCCAGATGCCGTTGCGCGTTCGGTGCTTCGCGATTCGCCGTGGCAGCGGCGGCGGCGGCCGCCACCGGGGCGGAGACGGCCTCGTCCGCGAACTGGAGCTGCTGGAGGCCGTGGATCTCGCCATCATCAGCAATCGCCGCTGCCGCGGCGCCCGCGGCGCCGAGAGCGGTGGCAACGGGCTGCCGGGCGAGAATCTGCTGCTGCTGCCGGATGGGCATCGGGACACCCTGCCCCGCCGCGCACGCCGCGAGGTTCCGGCAGGCAGCCGCCTGTGCATCGCCACGCCGGGTGGCGGCGGCTGGGGAGAGCAGGATGGAGACTGA
- a CDS encoding D-arabinono-1,4-lactone oxidase has translation METEGLGRGVDRRSLLRGIAAASTGAGMVPLLTACGGRPESGRADGALWRNWSGRVTARPERFFHPPDEDALVELLRGYGGTIRPVGAGHSFSAVAASDAAMVDLSRLRGLHRLDAKAGTARLGAGSSIHDAAAALFEAGCAFPNQGDVDPQHIGGAIATATHGTGIGLPSFADMVHGLRLCTAEGEFLEFGPDDPRLPGAATAVGALGIVTEATLAVQPRYRLAMRETTMPLAEVMQQAERLREQHRHFEFFGFFGADTALVKTLDPTDAEPSGGGLTPPVNTVLRSASEIVRAWPASARAVQETLTTLAGTTEAVDWAHRIFPSPREVRFNEMEYAVPLERGLECLEELRAAVDKAGHGVLFPFECRYVAGETSWLSPFHTAPRMAISVHQYWKRDPEALFATAEPVLRRYGGRPHWGKIHSLGARELAELYPRWEDFQRLRRELDPRGRMLSPYLRRLFAPELV, from the coding sequence ATGGAGACTGAAGGACTCGGCCGCGGCGTCGACCGGCGCAGTCTGCTGCGCGGCATCGCTGCGGCCAGCACGGGCGCCGGCATGGTCCCGTTGCTGACGGCCTGCGGCGGGCGACCCGAGAGCGGCCGCGCCGACGGCGCGCTCTGGCGGAATTGGTCGGGGCGCGTGACAGCGCGCCCGGAACGCTTCTTCCACCCACCGGACGAGGATGCCCTTGTCGAGTTGCTGCGCGGTTACGGCGGCACCATCCGACCGGTGGGCGCCGGCCATAGCTTCTCGGCAGTAGCGGCCAGCGACGCAGCGATGGTGGATCTGTCACGGCTGCGCGGCCTGCACAGGCTCGACGCCAAAGCAGGCACTGCCCGCCTGGGCGCGGGCAGTAGCATCCACGATGCCGCCGCAGCACTCTTCGAGGCCGGTTGTGCCTTCCCCAATCAGGGCGATGTCGACCCGCAGCACATCGGCGGCGCCATCGCCACCGCCACGCACGGCACCGGCATCGGATTGCCGAGCTTCGCCGACATGGTGCACGGCCTGCGCCTGTGCACAGCCGAGGGGGAGTTTCTCGAGTTCGGGCCCGACGACCCGCGCCTGCCGGGCGCGGCGACGGCCGTGGGCGCGCTGGGCATCGTCACCGAGGCGACGCTGGCCGTGCAGCCGCGCTACCGACTGGCGATGCGCGAGACGACAATGCCGCTGGCCGAGGTCATGCAACAGGCGGAGCGGCTGCGCGAGCAGCATCGCCACTTTGAGTTCTTCGGCTTCTTTGGAGCGGATACGGCCTTGGTGAAGACGCTCGATCCCACCGACGCCGAGCCCAGCGGCGGAGGCCTGACGCCGCCCGTGAACACGGTGCTGCGCAGTGCCAGCGAGATCGTGCGCGCCTGGCCGGCCAGCGCCCGTGCCGTGCAGGAAACGTTGACCACCCTCGCCGGCACCACCGAGGCGGTCGACTGGGCGCACCGCATCTTCCCGTCGCCACGCGAGGTGCGCTTCAACGAGATGGAATACGCCGTGCCGCTGGAGCGCGGCCTGGAATGCCTGGAAGAGCTGCGAGCGGCCGTCGACAAGGCCGGCCACGGCGTGCTCTTCCCCTTCGAGTGCCGTTACGTCGCGGGGGAGACCTCCTGGCTGTCGCCATTCCACACTGCCCCGCGGATGGCGATCTCGGTGCACCAGTACTGGAAGCGCGACCCGGAGGCGCTCTTCGCCACCGCCGAGCCAGTGCTGCGGCGGTACGGCGGCCGGCCGCACTGGGGCAAGATTCACTCACTGGGCGCGCGCGAGTTGGCCGAGCTGTATCCGCGATGGGAGGACTTCCAGCGCCTGCGCCGCGAGCTGGACCCGCGTGGGCGCATGCTCAGCCCCTATCTTCGGCGGCTCTTCGCGCCGGAGCTTGTGTGA
- a CDS encoding alanine racemase, which yields MKRRRLITGGLAASALIGGGAWLRPAARAEPHDRYFADLQTLMQRDGPGTACLVLDLDRLNHNLIALRENMPAGKHYRLVSKSLPCPDLIEQVLVTMHSNRIMCFHQPFANLLARDFPDSDLLLGKPMPVPAAERFYQRLHPGRFDPQRQLQWLVDTPARLAAYAELARAQNLRMRISIEIDVGLHRGGVDNDSDFVAMLRMLRDNSRHLRLSGFMGYDPHVVKLPAPLGSPDALQQLANARYEHYIRLLRREAPDLLTLQQDLPMVFNGAGSPNFVLHDERAPTNDLAIGSALLKPSDFDLPTLEAFRPALWITTPVLKSSAGPELPGVEWAQWPARLWNPNLTRSHFIYGGNWMADAHSPAGLAPNPLFGRSSNQEMLTSAPAADLAPGDWVFLRPRQSEALMLQFGPLYVVQAGALVDRWPVFVPA from the coding sequence GTGAAGCGGCGTCGGCTCATCACCGGTGGATTGGCCGCTTCGGCGTTGATCGGCGGAGGCGCCTGGCTACGCCCGGCGGCGCGCGCTGAGCCGCACGATCGCTACTTTGCGGATCTGCAGACCCTGATGCAGCGCGACGGCCCCGGCACGGCCTGTTTGGTGCTGGACCTCGATCGGCTCAACCACAATCTCATCGCGCTGCGCGAGAACATGCCGGCCGGCAAGCACTATCGACTGGTCTCCAAGTCGCTGCCCTGTCCCGACCTCATCGAGCAGGTGCTGGTAACGATGCACTCGAACCGCATCATGTGCTTTCACCAGCCTTTCGCGAATCTTCTTGCCCGAGACTTTCCGGACAGTGATCTGCTGCTCGGCAAGCCCATGCCGGTACCGGCAGCCGAGCGCTTCTACCAGCGCCTCCATCCGGGCCGCTTCGATCCGCAGCGCCAGCTGCAGTGGCTGGTCGATACGCCTGCGCGACTGGCCGCCTACGCCGAGCTGGCGCGCGCCCAGAACCTGCGCATGCGTATCAGCATCGAGATCGACGTCGGTCTGCACCGGGGTGGCGTCGACAACGACAGCGACTTCGTTGCCATGCTGCGCATGCTGCGAGACAACAGCCGGCATCTAAGGCTGTCCGGGTTCATGGGATACGATCCGCACGTCGTCAAGCTGCCTGCGCCGCTGGGCAGCCCCGATGCCCTGCAACAGCTGGCGAATGCGCGCTATGAGCACTACATTCGTCTGCTGCGCCGGGAGGCGCCGGACCTCCTCACGCTGCAGCAGGACCTGCCCATGGTCTTCAACGGTGCCGGCAGCCCGAATTTCGTCCTCCACGACGAGCGCGCGCCCACCAATGACCTCGCCATCGGCAGCGCGCTGCTCAAGCCTTCAGATTTCGACCTGCCGACGCTGGAAGCCTTCCGGCCCGCGCTCTGGATCACCACGCCTGTGCTCAAGAGCAGCGCCGGCCCGGAGCTACCCGGCGTCGAATGGGCGCAATGGCCGGCGCGACTGTGGAACCCGAATCTCACTCGCAGCCACTTCATCTACGGCGGCAACTGGATGGCCGACGCGCACTCGCCCGCCGGCCTGGCGCCGAATCCCCTCTTTGGTCGGAGCAGCAACCAGGAAATGCTCACCAGCGCGCCGGCAGCCGACCTCGCCCCGGGAGACTGGGTCTTCCTCCGACCACGCCAATCGGAGGCCCTGATGCTGCAGTTCGGGCCGTTATACGTCGTCCAGGCTGGCGCACTGGTCGATCGCTGGCCGGTGTTCGTCCCCGCCTGA
- a CDS encoding SUF system Fe-S cluster assembly regulator produces the protein MKLGKLTDYATVILTEMARAPEQRRSAVDLAQRTHVAAPTVSKLLRQLAQAGVVEATRGAQGGYRLAHAPERISIADVVNVLEGPIAMTSCTVHGDGCPIDDHCGVRSNWWRINAAVERALASVTLADMCAPLPAAEFPLRRMPQAPSSATAGA, from the coding sequence ATGAAGCTCGGCAAGCTTACAGACTACGCCACCGTGATCCTTACGGAGATGGCACGCGCACCGGAGCAGCGGCGCTCTGCCGTTGATCTCGCCCAGCGCACGCATGTCGCCGCGCCGACCGTCTCCAAGCTGCTGCGCCAGTTAGCGCAGGCGGGCGTGGTCGAGGCCACGCGCGGCGCCCAGGGCGGCTATCGCCTGGCGCACGCCCCCGAGCGCATCAGCATCGCCGACGTCGTCAACGTGCTGGAGGGCCCCATCGCGATGACGTCCTGCACGGTGCACGGCGACGGCTGCCCCATCGACGACCACTGTGGCGTGCGTAGCAACTGGTGGCGCATCAACGCCGCCGTCGAGCGTGCACTGGCCTCGGTGACGCTGGCCGACATGTGCGCGCCGCTGCCGGCTGCCGAGTTCCCGCTGCGGCGCATGCCGCAGGCCCCCTCTTCCGCAACCGCTGGAGCCTGA
- the sufB gene encoding Fe-S cluster assembly protein SufB, translated as MATTQELEQMLKTREYSAGFVTDIESDTVPPGLSEDVISAISAKKGEPQWMLDFRLKAYRRWLKMETPSWAHLDYPPIDYQAISYYSTPKSMADGPKSLDEVDPKLLETYDKLGIPLEEQKMLAGVAMDVVFDSVSVATTFKEKLAEAGVIFCPISEAVQEYPELVRKYLGTVVPFGDNFFAALNTAVFTDGSFVYVPKGVTCPMELSTYFRINERNTGQFERTLIICEEGASVSYLEGCTAPQRDENQLHAAVVELVALDDADIKYSTVQNWYPGDENGKGGIYNFVTKRGDCRGKRSHISWTQVETGSAITWKYPSCLLRGDDSRGEFYSVAVTNGRQQADTGTKMMHIGKNTRSTIVSKGISAGRSNQSYRGLVRMIESADGARNHTQCDSLLIGDQCGAHTFPYTEVRNMSGQLEHEATTSRIGEEQLYYLTSRGLSEEDAVSMIVNGFCRDVFKELPMEFAVEAGKLLQVSLEGAVG; from the coding sequence ATGGCCACGACCCAAGAGCTCGAACAAATGCTGAAGACCCGCGAGTACAGCGCGGGCTTCGTCACGGATATCGAATCGGATACCGTCCCGCCGGGCCTTTCCGAGGATGTCATCAGCGCCATCTCGGCCAAGAAGGGCGAGCCGCAGTGGATGCTCGACTTCCGCCTCAAGGCCTATCGCCGCTGGCTGAAGATGGAAACACCCAGCTGGGCGCATCTGGACTATCCGCCCATCGACTATCAGGCCATCAGCTACTACAGCACGCCCAAGTCCATGGCTGACGGCCCGAAGTCGCTGGACGAGGTCGACCCCAAACTGCTGGAGACCTACGACAAGCTCGGCATTCCACTGGAGGAGCAGAAGATGCTCGCCGGCGTGGCGATGGATGTCGTCTTCGACTCGGTATCAGTGGCGACCACCTTCAAGGAGAAGCTGGCCGAGGCCGGCGTGATCTTCTGCCCGATCTCCGAGGCTGTGCAGGAATATCCGGAACTGGTGCGCAAGTACCTCGGCACGGTCGTTCCCTTCGGCGACAACTTCTTCGCCGCGCTGAACACGGCCGTGTTCACCGACGGCAGTTTCGTCTACGTACCCAAGGGTGTGACCTGCCCGATGGAGCTGTCGACCTACTTCCGCATCAACGAGCGCAATACCGGCCAGTTCGAGCGCACCCTCATCATCTGCGAGGAGGGGGCATCGGTCTCCTATCTTGAGGGCTGCACGGCGCCGCAGCGCGACGAGAACCAGCTGCACGCCGCGGTTGTCGAGCTGGTGGCGCTGGACGACGCCGACATCAAGTACTCGACGGTGCAGAACTGGTATCCCGGCGACGAGAACGGCAAGGGTGGCATCTACAACTTCGTCACCAAGCGCGGTGACTGCCGCGGCAAGCGCTCGCACATCTCCTGGACGCAGGTCGAGACCGGTTCGGCCATCACCTGGAAGTATCCGAGCTGCCTGCTCCGGGGCGACGATTCCCGCGGCGAGTTCTACTCGGTGGCCGTCACCAACGGCCGCCAGCAGGCCGATACCGGCACCAAGATGATGCACATCGGCAAGAACACCCGATCGACCATCGTCTCCAAGGGCATCTCCGCCGGTCGCTCCAACCAGTCCTATCGCGGACTGGTGCGCATGATCGAGTCCGCCGACGGCGCACGCAATCACACGCAGTGCGACTCGCTGCTCATCGGCGACCAGTGCGGCGCGCACACCTTCCCTTACACGGAAGTGCGCAACATGAGCGGCCAGCTGGAGCACGAGGCCACCACCTCGCGCATTGGCGAGGAGCAGCTCTATTACCTGACCAGCCGCGGCCTCTCGGAGGAGGACGCCGTGTCGATGATCGTCAACGGCTTCTGCCGCGACGTCTTCAAGGAGCTGCCCATGGAGTTCGCCGTCGAGGCCGGCAAGCTGCTCCAGGTTTCGCTCGAAGGCGCTGTGGGGTGA
- a CDS encoding GxxExxY protein, producing the protein MEPQISQIAAASSEKRDPETFAVIDAAMEAHRELGSGFLEAVYQDALEHELTMREISFRSQAPLPIHYKGAPLRTNYRADLICFDSIIVELKTVDQLGAPDQAQAINYLKATGLKKALLLNFKPSSLQYRRIVHRL; encoded by the coding sequence TTGGAACCACAGATTTCACAGATTGCCGCAGCTTCTTCCGAGAAGCGTGATCCGGAAACCTTCGCAGTCATCGATGCGGCAATGGAGGCCCATCGCGAGCTCGGAAGCGGCTTTCTCGAAGCGGTCTACCAGGACGCGCTGGAACACGAGTTGACCATGCGTGAAATATCTTTTCGCAGTCAGGCTCCACTGCCGATTCATTACAAGGGCGCGCCCCTGCGGACGAACTACCGCGCCGATCTAATCTGCTTCGACAGCATCATTGTCGAGTTGAAGACTGTCGATCAGCTCGGTGCGCCCGATCAGGCGCAAGCCATCAATTACCTAAAAGCCACTGGCTTGAAGAAGGCGCTATTGCTCAACTTCAAGCCATCCAGTCTGCAATACCGGCGCATCGTTCATCGCCTTTAA
- the sufC gene encoding Fe-S cluster assembly ATPase SufC, protein MLEIKNLHASIHDEPILKGLDLSINAGEVHAIMGPNGAGKSTLGHVLAGREGYDATEGSVTLDDRDLLKMDTAERASAGLFLGFQYPVEIPGVSNIQFLRAAYNAQRKARGEEELDAMAFLKHVRQHLDTVGMDKDMLHRGVNEGFSGGEKKRNEILQMLVLGPRMIILDETDSGLDIDALKTVAQGINTMRGPERAILLITHYQRLLDYVEPDRVHVLAEGRISKSGGPDLARELEAHGYAGIENSAA, encoded by the coding sequence ATGCTCGAAATCAAGAATCTCCACGCCAGCATCCACGACGAGCCCATCCTCAAGGGCCTGGATCTGAGCATCAACGCCGGCGAGGTCCACGCCATCATGGGCCCCAACGGCGCCGGCAAGTCCACGCTCGGCCACGTGCTGGCCGGACGCGAGGGCTACGACGCCACCGAAGGTAGTGTCACGCTGGACGACCGCGATCTGCTCAAGATGGACACCGCCGAGCGCGCCTCGGCCGGGCTCTTCCTGGGCTTCCAATACCCGGTGGAAATCCCGGGCGTCAGCAATATCCAATTCCTGCGCGCAGCCTACAACGCTCAGCGCAAGGCTCGCGGCGAGGAAGAGCTCGACGCCATGGCCTTCCTCAAGCATGTGCGCCAGCACCTCGACACGGTCGGCATGGACAAGGACATGCTCCACCGGGGCGTGAACGAGGGCTTTTCTGGCGGCGAGAAGAAGCGCAACGAGATTCTGCAAATGCTTGTGCTCGGACCGCGCATGATCATCCTCGACGAGACCGACTCCGGCCTGGATATCGATGCGCTGAAGACCGTTGCGCAAGGCATCAACACCATGCGCGGCCCCGAGCGCGCCATCCTGCTCATCACGCACTATCAGCGCCTGCTCGACTACGTCGAGCCGGACCGCGTACATGTGCTGGCCGAGGGCCGCATCAGCAAGAGCGGTGGCCCGGATCTGGCGCGCGAGCTCGAGGCCCACGGCTACGCCGGCATCGAGAACAGCGCGGCATGA
- a CDS encoding SufB/SufD family protein, protein MSLTDQLQPLFERLPEDKRAARRAFWDRLVAEGFPGTKHERWRFTDLAGAVAEPPTSPGPAQIELPSFEGLRRVGFINGHTQSVDDRERLEAPATSVSDPSDLVNAALAASGLQWQPEGDDTALHLCTRSTEGSVHLRHRIHVPTGAHAVLYWDDLAETDADFGTQTLEIQLDDNARLDVARSHLNNAGGPQLLRSEARLAAGATLNMTGFDAGSGLSRHNLQIMLDAPGARVLLNGVYAPFAKGHIDTFASVDHASRETVSRMHFRGLGMEKGTGLLTGRVHVHRDAQRADSDQQLAGLLLSPKARINAKPELEIYADDVVCAHGNAIGQIDENALHYLQTRGIDRATARAMLISGFAAETLAFPANEGAHADLLKALDNALQHADWSETP, encoded by the coding sequence ATGAGCCTGACCGACCAACTCCAGCCTCTCTTCGAGCGCCTGCCAGAGGACAAGCGCGCGGCGCGCCGTGCTTTCTGGGATCGGCTCGTCGCGGAAGGCTTTCCAGGCACGAAGCATGAGCGCTGGCGCTTTACCGATCTCGCCGGCGCAGTGGCCGAGCCGCCGACGAGCCCGGGCCCGGCGCAGATCGAGCTGCCGAGCTTTGAGGGCTTGCGGCGCGTGGGCTTCATCAACGGACACACCCAGAGTGTCGATGACCGCGAGCGCCTCGAGGCGCCGGCAACGTCGGTGAGCGATCCCAGCGACCTGGTCAATGCCGCACTCGCCGCCTCGGGCTTGCAGTGGCAACCCGAGGGCGATGACACGGCACTGCATCTCTGCACGCGCAGCACCGAAGGTTCGGTGCATCTGCGCCATCGCATCCACGTTCCGACCGGCGCCCACGCCGTGCTCTACTGGGACGATCTCGCCGAGACGGATGCCGACTTCGGCACGCAGACGCTGGAGATCCAGCTCGACGACAACGCCCGGCTCGACGTGGCGCGCAGCCACCTCAACAACGCCGGTGGACCGCAGTTGCTGCGCAGCGAGGCGCGACTTGCGGCGGGAGCGACGTTGAACATGACGGGCTTTGACGCCGGCTCCGGCTTGAGCCGACACAACCTGCAGATCATGCTCGACGCGCCTGGGGCACGGGTCCTCCTCAATGGTGTTTACGCACCCTTCGCCAAGGGCCACATCGACACCTTCGCCAGTGTCGACCACGCCAGTCGCGAGACCGTCAGCCGCATGCACTTCCGCGGCCTCGGAATGGAAAAGGGCACTGGCCTGCTGACCGGGCGCGTGCACGTGCATCGCGACGCGCAGAGGGCCGACTCGGACCAGCAGCTCGCCGGGCTGTTGCTCTCGCCGAAGGCACGCATCAACGCCAAGCCTGAGCTGGAGATCTACGCCGACGACGTCGTCTGCGCGCACGGTAATGCCATCGGCCAGATTGACGAGAACGCCCTGCACTATCTGCAGACACGCGGCATTGACCGCGCCACGGCGCGCGCGATGCTAATCAGCGGCTTTGCGGCCGAGACCCTCGCCTTTCCCGCGAACGAGGGTGCACACGCGGATCTGCTCAAGGCGCTGGACAACGCGCTACAGCACGCCGACTGGAGCGAGACGCCGTGA